One genomic region from Thermoleptolyngbya sichuanensis A183 encodes:
- a CDS encoding tetratricopeptide repeat protein, giving the protein MFDKRNRWIVNGVMAIAAFAFLALLFLPFMTALRSGVASSGASPSATPGASPASQQAELADQARGYELVLQREPDNQTALRGLLETRIRQGDVQGAIEPLEKLAKLNPDQSDYTVLLAQAKQRVGDREGAAQAYRSILETQPGNINALQGFVDLMLEQQRPEAAVSLLQDTLRTADERNRVAPGSVDVVSVQLLLGRVYAQQGRTQEAIALYDQSIEQNALDFRPVLGKALVLQAAGRTEESKPLFDSAAALAPAQYKDQINQLASGGQGQTAASPLESSPSDAPTGTTPLPSPTALPAGSPAAESSPSSPSRVTGNP; this is encoded by the coding sequence GTGTTTGACAAGCGCAATCGTTGGATTGTTAACGGGGTGATGGCGATCGCCGCCTTCGCTTTCTTGGCCCTGCTGTTTCTGCCGTTTATGACGGCGCTGCGGTCAGGAGTGGCCAGTTCGGGTGCGTCGCCCAGCGCAACACCCGGCGCGTCTCCTGCGTCGCAACAGGCGGAACTGGCAGATCAGGCGCGGGGCTATGAGCTGGTGCTGCAACGAGAACCCGACAATCAAACCGCGCTGCGGGGGCTGCTGGAAACCCGCATTCGCCAGGGCGACGTGCAGGGCGCAATCGAGCCATTGGAAAAGCTGGCCAAGCTCAACCCCGACCAGAGCGACTACACTGTGCTGCTGGCCCAGGCAAAACAGCGCGTGGGCGATCGCGAAGGAGCCGCCCAGGCCTACCGCAGCATTTTGGAAACCCAGCCGGGGAATATCAACGCGCTGCAAGGGTTTGTGGACCTGATGCTAGAGCAGCAGCGCCCCGAAGCGGCCGTCAGCCTGCTGCAAGACACGCTCCGCACCGCCGATGAGCGAAATCGAGTGGCTCCGGGCAGTGTCGATGTGGTTTCGGTGCAACTGCTGCTGGGACGGGTCTACGCGCAGCAGGGCAGGACGCAAGAGGCGATCGCCCTCTATGACCAGTCCATCGAGCAAAACGCCCTCGATTTTCGCCCAGTGCTGGGCAAGGCGCTCGTTCTGCAAGCCGCCGGACGCACCGAAGAATCCAAGCCGCTATTCGACAGCGCCGCTGCCCTAGCTCCAGCCCAATATAAAGATCAGATCAATCAGCTAGCCAGCGGCGGACAGGGGCAAACCGCTGCATCGCCCTTGGAATCGTCTCCATCGGACGCACCCACAGGCACAACGCCCCTGCCCAGCCCAACGGCTCTCCCGGCAGGCAGTCCTGCGGCCGAGAGCAGCCCTTCTTCGCCATCCCGCGTCACGGGCAATCCTTAA
- a CDS encoding threonine aldolase family protein: MNFCSDNVTGASPEILSALIAANGGAAMPYGADDITQRLQQRFCDLFETNLSMFPVATGSAANALALSVVAPPYGAIYCHAEAHINVDECGAPELFTGGAKLVTLPGENGKITAEALAHALAHAGIGFVHHVQPAAVSITQATEAGTVYTLEEIRAIAQVAHQYHLPLHLDGARFANALVSLGCTPAEMTWQAGVDMLSFGATKNGAIAAEAVLFFNPEQAAGFEYRRKRGGHLFSKMRFLSAQLEAYLTDDLWLRNAAHANCLAQRLAAGLRKIPGVTLAYPVEANELFVRFPDPILKGLQADGFQFYAWESDGRSMVRLVTAFNTAEADVDAFLSAAQRHSRPIVDEAVDEAIAS, from the coding sequence ATGAACTTTTGCAGCGATAACGTGACCGGAGCGTCGCCCGAAATTCTGTCTGCGCTGATTGCTGCCAATGGCGGAGCCGCGATGCCCTATGGCGCTGACGACATTACGCAGCGGCTCCAGCAGCGGTTTTGTGACCTGTTTGAAACCAACCTGTCGATGTTCCCAGTTGCCACGGGGTCTGCGGCAAACGCGCTGGCTCTGTCGGTCGTTGCGCCGCCCTACGGCGCGATCTACTGCCACGCCGAAGCCCACATCAACGTGGACGAATGCGGCGCACCGGAGTTGTTTACTGGCGGTGCAAAGCTGGTGACGCTTCCAGGGGAAAACGGCAAAATCACGGCGGAGGCGCTGGCCCACGCGCTGGCCCATGCCGGAATTGGGTTTGTGCATCATGTCCAGCCTGCCGCCGTCAGCATTACCCAGGCAACCGAAGCGGGCACAGTGTATACGCTGGAAGAAATTCGGGCGATCGCCCAGGTCGCGCACCAATACCATCTGCCGCTGCACCTGGATGGGGCGCGGTTTGCCAATGCCCTAGTTAGCCTGGGCTGCACGCCTGCCGAGATGACCTGGCAAGCAGGCGTAGACATGCTCTCCTTTGGGGCAACAAAAAATGGGGCGATCGCCGCCGAGGCCGTCCTCTTTTTTAATCCGGAGCAAGCAGCCGGATTTGAATATCGCCGCAAGCGGGGCGGCCACCTGTTTTCCAAGATGCGCTTTCTCTCCGCCCAACTGGAAGCCTACCTGACAGACGACCTCTGGCTGCGAAACGCCGCCCACGCCAACTGCCTGGCCCAGCGCCTCGCCGCTGGACTGCGGAAAATTCCCGGCGTGACCCTCGCCTATCCCGTCGAAGCCAACGAGCTATTTGTCCGCTTTCCCGACCCCATCCTGAAAGGACTCCAGGCAGACGGCTTTCAGTTCTATGCCTGGGAGTCGGACGGTCGCTCGATGGTGCGCCTAGTAACAGCGTTTAACACGGCCGAAGCAGACGTAGACGCATTCCTCAGCGCCGCCCAGCGCCACAGCCGACCGATCGTAGACGAGGCGGTAGACGAGGCAATCGCCTCTTGA
- a CDS encoding PTPA-CTERM sorting domain-containing protein has translation MKLASTFALTAIAAAVSVLSALPAEALSMFRDTGPKFSQGLPPTGVIDFETPAPGFYNTFNEDYGDIIATGNRLRILPASSAVDNYLRLRNLSGSNVTFTSDYKTWDSFGFLFRGRSGPSADMNIVFNLVGGGTFSTTLSYLLGLSDPGNYFSFVAGVGDPTIESVTFTRTNGWINIDNVAYRVVPTPALLPGIIGMGIAAIKKRRDGALEETEADAEA, from the coding sequence ATGAAACTAGCCTCAACGTTTGCTCTAACGGCGATCGCCGCTGCGGTTTCCGTCCTGTCTGCTCTGCCCGCCGAAGCGCTAAGCATGTTCCGGGACACTGGTCCCAAGTTCAGCCAGGGTCTACCCCCAACGGGCGTGATTGACTTCGAGACACCTGCTCCTGGCTTCTACAATACGTTTAACGAAGACTATGGCGATATCATTGCCACAGGTAATAGGCTGCGGATTCTGCCTGCAAGCTCTGCGGTCGATAACTACCTGCGTCTGAGAAATTTAAGCGGCAGCAACGTCACGTTCACCAGCGACTACAAAACCTGGGACTCTTTCGGGTTTTTATTTAGAGGTAGGAGCGGTCCTAGTGCAGACATGAACATCGTTTTTAATCTGGTCGGCGGTGGCACCTTTTCCACTACCCTTTCCTATTTGCTTGGCCTATCGGATCCTGGTAACTACTTCAGCTTTGTGGCTGGTGTCGGTGACCCCACCATCGAATCTGTCACCTTTACTCGAACTAACGGCTGGATTAATATCGACAACGTAGCTTACCGAGTTGTGCCCACGCCAGCGCTGCTGCCTGGCATTATTGGTATGGGCATTGCGGCAATCAAGAAGCGCCGTGACGGAGCGCTAGAAGAAACTGAGGCCGATGCCGAGGCCTAG
- a CDS encoding carbohydrate ABC transporter permease: MASPLSPEHASAARSVRTRVWLSRLAPYLFLAPALLVLGLTIFYPALNAFYLSFTQFEFDITQPPAWVGTANFQRLVRDPIFWQTLRNTLLYLICVVPILVTLPLGLAILVNRALPGIGGFRAAFYTPVVISMVVAGIAWRWLYAETGLLNQLLRWLGLSEAGVPWLTSPQLALFSVMAVTIWKGLGYYMVIYLAGLQAIPADLYEAGAIDGSTGWKKHWDITVPLMQPYLLLVAVISAISATKVFEEVFVMTQGGPRNSSKTMVYYVYERAFQDLELSYACTIGLVLFLIILGLSVLRLMLRSESPDLPG; the protein is encoded by the coding sequence ATGGCCTCTCCCTTGTCTCCCGAACACGCTTCGGCTGCCCGCTCAGTCCGCACCAGGGTATGGCTTTCACGGCTCGCACCCTACCTGTTTCTGGCTCCGGCACTGCTGGTCTTGGGGCTGACGATTTTTTACCCCGCGCTCAACGCCTTCTACCTCAGCTTCACCCAGTTTGAATTTGACATCACCCAGCCCCCCGCCTGGGTCGGCACTGCAAATTTCCAGCGCCTCGTCCGCGACCCCATCTTCTGGCAAACGTTGCGAAACACGCTGCTTTACTTGATTTGCGTTGTTCCTATCTTGGTGACGCTGCCGCTGGGCCTGGCCATCTTGGTAAATCGGGCATTACCGGGAATTGGCGGGTTTCGGGCAGCGTTTTATACGCCTGTGGTGATTTCGATGGTGGTAGCGGGGATCGCCTGGCGCTGGCTCTATGCCGAAACGGGGCTGCTGAACCAACTGCTGCGCTGGCTGGGGCTATCGGAGGCGGGTGTGCCCTGGCTGACCAGCCCACAACTTGCCCTGTTTAGCGTCATGGCGGTGACGATTTGGAAAGGGCTGGGCTATTACATGGTGATTTACCTGGCAGGGCTACAGGCAATCCCAGCAGATTTATACGAAGCGGGGGCGATCGATGGCTCCACGGGCTGGAAAAAACATTGGGACATTACAGTGCCGCTGATGCAGCCCTATCTGCTGCTGGTGGCGGTGATTTCTGCCATTTCGGCAACGAAGGTGTTTGAGGAAGTGTTTGTGATGACGCAGGGCGGCCCGCGCAACAGTTCCAAAACAATGGTTTACTACGTGTACGAGCGGGCGTTTCAGGATTTGGAATTGAGCTACGCTTGTACGATAGGGCTGGTGTTGTTTCTGATTATTTTGGGTTTGTCGGTGCTGCGGCTGATGCTGCGTTCGGAATCGCCAGATTTGCCAGGTTGA
- the coaD gene encoding pantetheine-phosphate adenylyltransferase — MIAVYPGSFDPITLGHLDIIERGSRLFGRLIVVVMRNPSKTPLFPVDQRVAQIQQATQHLPNVEVDTFDGLTVTYARMQGAKVLLRGLRVLSDFEKELQMAHTNKTLAEDIETFFLATSSEYSFLSSSLVKEIAKFGGPVDHLVPSAVALDICQCYAKTPPTALPQTATEPAPTPASMERRAESVE, encoded by the coding sequence GTGATAGCGGTTTATCCTGGTAGCTTTGATCCTATTACCCTGGGGCATCTCGATATCATCGAGCGTGGCAGTCGGCTATTTGGTCGGCTGATTGTCGTTGTCATGCGGAATCCCAGCAAAACGCCGCTGTTTCCGGTTGATCAGCGGGTAGCACAGATTCAGCAGGCGACTCAGCACTTGCCGAATGTCGAAGTTGACACATTTGATGGATTGACCGTGACCTATGCCAGAATGCAGGGAGCAAAGGTCTTGCTGCGGGGGCTGCGTGTCCTCTCTGATTTTGAGAAGGAGTTGCAGATGGCCCACACCAATAAGACCCTAGCTGAGGATATCGAAACTTTCTTCTTAGCGACTTCGAGCGAGTATAGTTTTCTGAGTAGCAGCCTAGTTAAAGAAATCGCCAAATTTGGCGGCCCTGTTGATCATCTCGTCCCTTCCGCCGTCGCGTTAGATATCTGCCAATGCTACGCCAAGACTCCCCCAACCGCATTGCCCCAGACCGCAACGGAACCAGCGCCAACGCCAGCCTCAATGGAGAGGCGAGCCGAGTCGGTGGAGTAG
- a CDS encoding ATP synthase F0 subunit B gives MLRQDSPNRIAPDRNGTSANASLNGEASRVGGVDIQRELAKLEEMILEGSRLPIINRTLINEDQVLDQLELVQMNLHPAFEEAKKLLQHKEEILLEAEQYAQEIIETAERRAAQILDEMGLVRQAELEMKQIRQRVQQECEVAHEQAMVEIERMRRQTQQEIEDMRRRAIAECEEIQAGADDYADRILQDLEQQFSDMLRVVRNGRGQLRPEAPARNLSRGGDRPKK, from the coding sequence ATGCTACGCCAAGACTCCCCCAACCGCATTGCCCCAGACCGCAACGGAACCAGCGCCAACGCCAGCCTCAATGGAGAGGCGAGCCGAGTCGGTGGAGTAGATATCCAGCGCGAACTGGCTAAGCTGGAAGAGATGATCCTGGAAGGATCGCGGCTGCCGATTATCAATCGGACGCTGATCAACGAGGATCAGGTGCTGGATCAGCTAGAGCTGGTGCAGATGAACCTACATCCGGCTTTTGAAGAGGCGAAGAAACTGCTCCAGCACAAGGAAGAGATTTTGCTGGAGGCGGAGCAATACGCCCAGGAAATCATCGAAACGGCAGAGCGGCGGGCCGCGCAAATTCTCGACGAGATGGGGCTAGTGCGGCAGGCAGAGCTTGAGATGAAGCAGATTCGCCAGCGTGTGCAGCAGGAATGTGAAGTGGCCCATGAGCAGGCGATGGTAGAAATCGAGCGGATGCGGCGGCAGACTCAGCAGGAGATTGAAGACATGCGGCGGCGGGCGATCGCCGAATGTGAGGAAATCCAGGCCGGTGCAGATGACTACGCCGATCGCATTTTGCAAGATCTAGAGCAGCAGTTTTCCGATATGCTGCGTGTTGTTCGCAATGGCCGGGGCCAGCTCCGTCCCGAAGCTCCGGCGCGAAATCTGTCGCGGGGAGGCGATCGCCCTAAGAAATAG